A segment of the Thermodesulfobacteriota bacterium genome:
GCGGCCTGGGCGGCCTCCCACTCCTCGCGCAGGGGGTCCACCAGGGTGGGCACCACCAGACGCTCCACGTAGGCCCGGGGGGTGTAGTGGGCGCCGAGGCGGTGGCGCTCCACGGGGTCCAGGGCCCGCTCCAGGAGGGTACCGAAGATCGCCGGCTCCACGCTCTTCCAGTCGGCCCGGGCGGCCTCGTGGAGCAGGCGCAGTTGTTCGGCCGTGAGCGGCAGGGCGCCGCGCTCGGCAAAGAGGTTGCCGTTGAAGCGCAGCACCTTGTGCTTGAGGATCGGGGCGAAGCCGCCGGTCTTCATGGACTCCCACAGGGACTCGGCGATCAGGGGGAAGAGGTCGGGTTGCTCCCGGGCCTCCTCCAGGAGCCGGGTGAAGGAGCCTGAAGGCAGCAGATCCACGTCTTCGGAGAACATGGTGAAGACGCAGCGCATGAGGAACGACGCCACGTCGTGGGGCTCGTGGCCGGCCTCCTCCAGGGAGCGGGCGAGGGTGGCCAGGCGCTCGGCCACCTCGCGGGTGACCCGGACGCTGGCCCGGGCGGGGTCCAGCGAGCTCGGGTCGAGCCATACGGCCCGCAGGCGGGCACGCACGTCGTCGTGCTCCAGGTCGGCCAGTCGGATACGGAAAGTGCGGGCGTCGGGGAAGGGCAGGTAGCGCTTGCCGGTGCCGGTGAAGTCGCTGAAGAGCTCCACCACGTGGCCCACGTCCACGACCACCAGGAACGGCGGCCAGCCCTCGCCGCTGGGCAGGGCCTTGGCGTACTGTTCGGCCTGGCCCCGGGCGGCCACCATGGCCGCGTCCCAGGCGCCGGTACCGCGAACCGCCGTGCCCCGGCGGGCGGGCCGGGTCGGACCCGTCTGACGCGTCGGACCGGTCGGACTGGCCAAGAGGCTCACCCCCTGCTTGGCTTCCAGCACAAAGCAGCCCCGCCGGTAGAGGTCGATGCGCCCGAGGCTCTCGGTGCCGTCGGGGTTGGCGAAGTGCACGGTCTTCTCGAAGACGTAGGCGTTTCCCGCTTCGTCGGGAAGCGCGGGGTCGGGGCGGGGAACCTGGAGGACATCGCAGAGCTCGGCGAGGAAGAGCTGGTAGTTGGCGCGCTCGGCCGCGCCCGAGGCGCGCCAGCGGGTGACGAAACGGGAGACTTCGGGGGCGGGCGCAGCGCTCTCGATCATGGAGCGCTCCTATCATGGAGCGGCGATGAGGGTCAATTGCGGCCACGGGGAGAGCCCTGCGCGGCCACATCACCCTTGTAGGAGCCGGCTCCTGCCGGCGATCCGGCCAAAGGCCGGTCCGGAGCGGCCCTGCGGGGCCGCATCGCCTGCGGGAGCAGGCTCCTACCGGGGGCAATCCCGCCTGCAGTCGGTTGGGACGGCCGAAGAGCTGCGGGGAGGTGAGGCGCGGCGCTGGGCGCAGCTACGGTGCAAGTTGTGCCGAGGCGGGAGGCAGGGTCAAGTCCTCGTACACTTCGGCCATGGAGGGGGACTCCCTGCATCTACGGCTATCCGGCTTGCACCAGCCGGCGCTCCAGCAGGGCCTGCATGTCTCGGCGCCCGTCGGCAATCATGAGAACGTAGACGCCGTCGCCGAGAACGCGGTAGATGATGCGGTAGGGTTTGAAGAAGATCTCCCGATACTCTCGGATGCCCAGGGCGAGCAGTTCCCTGGGAAAGGCTCCCCGATGCGGATTCTCGGAAAGCGTTGAGAGGGCCTCCTGAATTTTGTCGAGCACATGATCGGCTTTGCCCGGCACGTCATGCGCTTCGATGTAATCGTACACGTCCTCCAGGTCTTGGCCCGCATCGTCGGTCAAGAGTACCCGGAACGACATCAGCGAGCTTTCCTCCGCTCACGAAGCTCCCGGACGACTTCACCTGCGGGCCGAACCCTGCCCTCTTCCACCTGGCGTGTTCCCAAAGCCAGAATCTTCAGCAACGCCATCGTTTCTTGGGTCTGCTCGTAGCTTTCGATGTCCTGTAGGACCGCCTTGGCCTGGCCGTTTTGGGTGATCACAAGGGGCGATCTGCCGTCCGCCAGACTTCGCACGATGTCTGCGGCGTGCGCCTTCAGGTAGCTGATTGGTTTGATCTGGCCGGAGAGCCTCATGCCGTCGTCTCCTCTGAGAGTGGACCAAATATAGTCCTGGAACGGCACCACCTACAAGCCTGCCCAAGAACGGGCGCTGCCGCCGTCTCACCCGGGGACGGGCCCGCCGTTGGCGGGGGCGGCGCAGGCGGGGCAGAAGGACCAGGCGGGGGCCAGGGGGCCGGCGCAGGCGGGGCAGGTGCGGCGAAGGAGCGCGCCGCAGGCGGTGCAGGCCAAGTGGTGGAGCTCGCCGGGGTACCCGCAGGCGGGGCAGGGGCGGGTGGCGCGGCCCTGGGGGCCCAGCACCCGCAGGATCTCCTCCAGGGTGGTGAGCCCGCCGGCGGCCTTGGCGAGGCCGTCTTCCAGGAGGGACCGGAGGCCCCACTCCCGGGCGGCCTCCCGGAGCTCCCGCTCCGACGCGCCCCCCCGCACGAGCTCGCGCAGGGGATCGCTCATCTCCAGGATCTCCGTGAGGGCGAGCCGCCCCCGGTACCCCGACCCGTGGCATTCCTCGCAGCCGCGGCCCGCGGGCGCCGGTCCGGCCCAGCCCGCACCCAGGTCGAGCTCCGCCAGGACGGCGGGGTCGGGATCGGCCCAGGCGGTGCACGCTGGGCATAGGCGCCGCACCAGGCGCTGGGAGACGATGGCGTGGAGCGCTGCGGTGATGACGGCCCGGTCGAGCCCGAGATCCAGGAGGCGCACGACCGTGGCGGCGGCGGAGTTGGTGTGGAGGGTGGAGAGCACCAGGTGCCCCGTCAGGGCCGCGTGGAAGGAGACCTGGGCGGTCTCCAGATCCCGGATCTCCCCCAGGAGGATCACGTCCGGGTCCTGGCGGAGCACGGAGCGCAGCACCGAGGCGAAGTTCAGGCCGATGCGCTCCTTCACGTACACCTGGCCCGCCTGCTCCAGGTAGTACTCCACCGGGTCCTCGATCGTCACGTAGTTCTTCCGGGGGTCGAAGGACTCGGCGAGCAGGGCGTAGAGGGTCGTGGTCTTTCCCGACCCCGTGGGGCCGGTGGTGAGCACGATCCCCTGGGGCCGCCGGGCCAGCCGGCGCAGGGTCTCGGCGTCGCCCTCGCCCAGGCCGAGCTCCGAGAGCCGGCGCACGGCGGCATTGCGGTCCAGGATCCGGAGCACCACCTTCTCCCCCTGGATGGTGGGCAGGGTCGAGACCCGCAGGTCCACGATCTTCCGGGCGGTCTTCACGGTGATGCGGCCGTCCTGGGGGCGGCGGCGCTCGGCGATGTCGAGCTCGGCCATGATCTTGAGGCGGCTCACCACCGAGAGGTGGATCGACGGGGGCACCTGGATCTTGTCGGTGAGGAGCCCGTCGATGCGGTAGCGCACGGCCACGTGCTTGGTGCGGGGCTCGATGTGGACGTCGCTCGCCCCCAGGCGCACGGCCTCGGCCAGGATGGCGTTGACGATGCGGATGGCCGGGGGCTGGTCCTTGGAGCGCAGGAGCGCCTCCAGGTCCTCCTCCCCCTCCTCCTCCAGCACCACCTCCACCGCGTCCAGGGGGTCGTAGGCCGCCACGAGATCCGCCATGCTCTCGGCGGCGGAGACTTCGCCGAAGACCTCGTCGATCTTGGCCTGGAGCTCCGAGGCCCGGACGAGCACCGGGGAGACCTCGAGGCCGGTGATGAAGGCGAGCTCGTTGAGCTGGTAGTGGTCGGTGGGGTCGAGCATCGCCGCCACGAGCTTCTTGCCCTCCACCCGCAGGGGCAGGATGCCCGCGTCCTCGCAGGTGCGCCGGGGCAGGAACGCGAGCACCTCCTTGGGCACCCGCCACTCGGGCAGGCTCACCACGTCGAGCTTGAGCTCCCGGACCAGGGCCGAGACGATGGCGTCCTCGGTGACGAGCTTCAGGCTCAGGAGCGCGCGCACGAGGTCCGTGGAGCCCTCCCGCTGGGCCTTGCGGGCCCGGGCGAGGTCGGCCTCGGCGATCACGCCGTGGCGCACCAGGAAGCGGCCGAGCTGGCTCCTATTGGCCTCGGCGAAGCGCCGCAGATTTCGAATCTCCCGCTCCTTGGAGCGGTCGTCCTCCTTCAGCCGCCGGTTCTCCTGGATGAGGTCGTACTGCTCCAGGGCGAGCGCCACCGTGATGCGCAGGTCCTCGTCGTTCCACGGCTTGGTGATGAACTTGTAGACCGCCCCCTCCTTGACCGCCCCCATGACGGCGTCCACGTCGGCGTGTCCGGTGAGCATGATGCGGATGGCGTCGGGGTGCTCGTCCTTGATGCGCTTGAGCAGCTCGGCGCCGGTCATGCCCGGCATGCGGTGGTCGGAGATGACGAGCTGGGGGGGCCGGTCGCCGTCGAAGTGCCGCAGGGCCTCCTCGCCGGTGGCGGCGGTGCGGATCTCGTAGTTCTCCTTCCGGAAGATGCGCTGGAGGGCCCGCAAGACGTTGGGCTCGTCGTCGACGAAGAGGAGCCGGTAGCGCGCCGGGGGCGCCTCGGGCGGGGGCGCCGCCCCGGGGTCCTTGAGGAAGAGGTTCGCCAGCCGGCTCAAGGGAGGTCCCCAACCGGGAGGGTCACCCGGAAGCGGGCGCCCCGGCCCGGCTCGGAGAAGACCTCCGCCCGCCCCCCGTGGGCCCGGGCCACGTCGCGCACCACCGCCAGGCCCAGCCCCGCCCCCTCGCCCACCTCCTTCGTGGTGTAGAAGGGGTCGAAGAGAAGCGGCAGGCACTCGGGCGGGACGCCGGGGCCGTCGTCCTCCACCTCGAACCAGGCTTCGCCGCCGGGGCTCTTCCCGCAGGCCAGGCGCACCCGGGTGCCCCCCTGGGCCGCCGCCCACAGGGCGTTCTCCAAGAGGTTCCAGAGGGCCTGGTGGAGCGCCGCGCCGTCGCCCACCACGAGGACGGGTTCGGAATGCTCCTCTATGGACAAGGCCACCCCGTCTGCCGCCCGGCCGGCGGCGAGCCGGGCCGCGGTGTGGAGGGATTCGCCGAGGTCGACGCGGCCCCCCTCCACCCGATCGACCCGGCTGAAGTCCTTGAGGTCCCGAACGATGCGGGAGACCCGGTCGGCGCCCTCCCGGGCCTCGTCCAAGAGCGCGCGGAAGTCCTCCAGCAAGAAGCCCAGGTCCACCGAGCGCGAGGCCTCCCGGAGCCGGGCCGGGTCTTCGTCGGCGTCGCCCTCGACCATCCCCCTCGCCGCCTCCAGGACAGGAAACAGATCCTCCAGGTACTGCCGGGCCGTGCCCAGGTTCCCGGCCACGAAGGCCAGGGGGTTGTTGATCTCGTGGGCGATCCCCGCGGCGAGCCGGCCCACGCTCGCCTGCTTCTCCCGGAGGTACGCCTCGCCCTGGGCCCGGGCTGTCTCTTCCGCCGCGGCCTGGACCCCCCGGGAGAGGTCCTCCACCAGGAACTGGAGCTGGGCTTCCGAGTCCCGCAGGCGCTGGTTGGCCTCGGCGAGCTCCCGCTGGCCGTCCTCCACGGTCTCCAGGTGCAGGGCCGAAACCATCCGGCGGGCGGTCTCGGACCGGATGATCCACTCCAGGCTCTCCCGGAGAATTGGCAGGAGCGCCCGCACCGTCCCCGGGCGGACCCGGGCCAGGGCTTCCCCGGCCGCACCCCAGGGGCGCCCAGCCTCCAGGCGGGGGCCCAGGACCAGGAGCCCCACGGGGTCGGCCCCGCTCCAGAGGGGCGCGGCCCGCCAGGTGAAGCCGGAGGCTTCCCGCTCCTCGCTCCCCCCGGGGGCCCGGCCCAGGGCGTCGAGGTCGGCACACCACGCGGCCGCCGCCTCGGCGAGGGAGGCGCGGAGCGCTTCCCCCAGGGAACCCTCCAGGGGCAGGCGGCAGGCACAGAGCTCCCCCGAGGCGCCGGTCACGGCTGCCCCGATGCCCAAGCTTCGGCAGACCCCGGCAGCCCAGCCGTCGAGCTTGCGGGGGTCGAGGAGCTCTCCGAGCGCGACCTCCCGGTCGAAGGGCCCGAGGCCCGGGGCGGCCGCCAGGCTCACGGCGCAGCTCCGGAAAAGACCCCCGCCACGAAGGACGCCGCGGGCACGCCCCACCGGGACGCGAGCCCCATCTCTGCCTCCAGGGCGCCGTGGAGCCCCCGGAGGAGCTCCTGGAAGGTTTCGGCGACGCCTGCGCCCCGGAGCGCCGAAGAGAAGACCACCGGCACCCCCGCCGCACCCCAGCGCTGCCGCACCTCGGCTTCGGGCACCACGTCGGGGAGGTCGCGCTTGTTGTACTGGACCACCAGGGGGAGCCGGTCGAAGGCGAGCCCCACCCGCCCCGCGTTCTCCTCGAGGTTTCGGAAGCTCTCGAAGTTGTTCGTGGACTGGGAGAGCTGGCTGTCGGCCACGAAGGCCACGGCGTCGGCCCGGCTGAGCACGGCCTTTCGCGTGGCGTCGTGGGCCACCTGGCCCGGCACGGTGAAGACCTTGAGGCGCACGGTGAGCCCCCCCTCGGCCCGGAAGCGAAGCGGCAGGAGGTCGAAGAAGAGGGTGCGGTCGTTCTTGGTGTCGAGCACCAGGAGCTCCCCCGCCGTGCGGCCCTGGAGCCGGTCGTGAAGCGCCAGGAGGTTGGTCGTCTTTCCCGAGAGGGCAGGCCCGTAGTAGACGACCTTGGCGGTCAAGGTGCGGGTCTGTTCGTCGAAGTCGGACATGGGCCGTTGCGCGTTGCTCGTTGGAGGTTGCGTGTTGGGGGCGGCCCCGATCGGACCGATCCGACCGATCCGACGGATCCGACCGATCGGACACCGCCCCTCACTCTTCACCCGTCACGCGCCCCTCACCACATAGGCGTGCGGGTCCGTGGGATAGAGGGCGGTGAAGGTGCGGATCTTCTCCAGGTAGCTGGGCTTCAGAGGCTCGTCCCGGGGGACCAGCAGGATGCCCGACTGGGTGCGCAGATCCCGGGAGAGGACCATCCCTTCCTGGAGCTCCCCCAGGGGAACCTTCTTCTCCCGGGAGGCGTCGTAGGTGTCGTGGCGCTGCTCCAGGGCGTCGAGGAGCGCGTTGTAGACCGCCCCGTCGAAGTGGCGCCCCACCTGCCGGTCCATGGCCTCCAGGGCGAGCTTCTCCTGGGGTCCCTTGCGGGCGCCGCCCTTGGTGTAGTGGTCGTAGGCGTCGAGCACGCGGATGACCCGTGCCCCCAGGGGGATCGCCTCTCCCGCGAGGCCGTCCGGGTAGCCCGTGCCGTCGCAGTGCTCGTGGTGGTGGCGCACGATGGCCGCCACGTCCGCGAGCCCCTCCACCACCTGGAGCTGGCCCTGGCCGAGCACGGGGTGGCGCATCACCTCGTCGCGCTCGGTGCTCCCGAGGTGGGCGGGGTCCTTGAGGAGGAGCGCGTCCGGGAGGGCGAGCTTTCCCAGGTCGTGGAGGAGCGCGGCGATGATGACGCGCTGGGCGGGAACCCCCGAGAGGCCCAGGCGCGCGCACACCGGCTGCACCAGCCCGGCCACTCGCCGGCAGTGGGCACCCAGCGCCTGCTGGCGCAGGTCCAGGAGCCCCGCGAAGGCCTTTACCGTGGCCAGGTTTTGCTGGCGCAGGCTCTCGTTGAGGTTCCGCGCCTGATCCAGCGCCGCCCGCAGCTCGGCGGTGCGTGCCTCCACCTTTCGCTCGAGCCCCTCGTTGAGCTCCCGGAGCTCCTCGTTCTGGCGCGCCACCTGGGCCTGGAGGGCGGCATGCTCCCGCTTGAGGTCCAGGTCGGCCAGGGCGTCGGTGACGACCCCGAGGAGCCCGGCGTCGTCCCAGGGTTTGGGCAGGAACCGGTACACCCGGCCTTCGTTGATGGCCTGCATGGCCGCCTGCATGTCGGCGTAGCCCGTGAGCATGATGCGCAGCGCGTCGGGCTGCACCCGGGCCGCGGCGGCCAGGAGCTCCGCCCCGGTCATCCCGGGCATGCGGTGGTCCGAGACGATCAGGGAGACCGGGCGCTCCTCGAGGAGGCGCAGGGCGTCGCGCCCGCTCGACGCGGTCAGGATCTCGTGGCCGAGGCGGTGGAAGAGGCGCCGCAGGGCCCTGAGGATGTTCTCCTCGTCGTCCACCAGGAGCAGGGTGTGGGGGGTCATCGCTCCTCCCAGAGCACGTGCGCCGTACCCTTCCACGAAAAGAGAGCCACGGGAGAGGACGGCCCCATCCGCACGGCCGTCCGCCTCCTCTCCTGCAAGCCGGCCCCGCCCGCCTCGTCCGGGCCGCCGCCGGTGCCGAGGAGGCGGTGCCCTTCGCGGTTGGCCAGGGCGAGCGCGCCGTCCTCCCCGAAGACCGCCACGCCCACCGGGAGCCCGTCCAGGACGAGCCGGGCCAGGAGATCGCCGCGGGCGCCCTCGGTGAGGCTGCGGTTGATGGCCTCGAGCTCGTCGCGCTGCGAGCGCACGGTCTCCTGGAGGCGCTCGTTCTCCCTGCGGAGCCGGACCACCTCTACCGCTTCGCGCACCGCCTCCCGGAGCACGCCGTCGTCCCAGGGCTTGGTGAGGAACTTGTAGATGGCCCCCTGGTTCACGGCGTCCAGGACCGCCTGCACGTCGGTGTAGCCCGACAGGATGAGGCGGATGGCGTGGGGCCACCGCCGGCGGATCTCCTGGAGGAGCTCCACCCCGGTCATCCCGGGCATGCGCTGGTCCGTGACCACCACGTCGAAGGGCCCTTCGGTCTCCCCCCGGGCCAGGGCTTCCGCGCCGGACCCGACGAAGGCGAGCTCCCAGGGCTCCTTGCGGAAGAGCCGGCGCAGCGCCCGGAGGATGTTCTCCTCGTCGTCCACGAAGAGCACGCGCAGGGGCTCGGTCACGGCGGCGCGTCCTTCCCGGCAGCCCCCCGGAGAACCTCCTTGGGCGGCGTCACGGGAAGCGCCACGCGAAACGTCGTCCCCACCCCCACCTGGCTCTCCACGCGGATCTCGCCCCCGTGGCTGCGCACGATGTTGGTCGCGATGTGGAGCCCCAGCCCCGTGCCCTGGCCCGTGGGCTTGGTGGTGAAGAAGGGGTCGAAGATCCGCTTGAGGGACTCGGGAGCCACCCCCGTGCCGGTGTCGGCGATGGAGACCACCACCCGGTCGCCGTCGGCCCGGGTCCGCAGGGTGACGGTGCCCCACTCGGGGATGGCGTGGGCGGCGTTCACCAGGAGGTTCATGAACACCTGGTTGACCTGCTGGGGCCGGCAGAGCACCTGGGGAATCTCCCCGTAGTCCCGCACGACCTCGCACTTGTACTTGAGCTCGTTCCACGCGATGTTCAAGGTACTCTCGAGACCTGCGTTGAGGTCCGCGCGCTCCCAGTCCTTTGCGTCCGGATGGCTGAAGGTCTTGAGGTCTGCGACGATCTTTCGGATGCGCTCGGCCCCCTCCCGGCACTCGGAGACGATGTCGCCCGTGTCCTCCAGGAGGAAGTCGAGCTCGAAGCGGTCGCGCGCCTCCCAGTAGGCATGCCAGGCAGCCACAGGGTCCTGCCTGCCGGCTCGGACGTCCTCCCCAATGCCGCGAATGTGGCCGGCGCACTGCGCGAGCTCTCCCGCGTGCTCGGCGAGGCGGTTGAGGTTCGAGAGGATGAACCCCACGGGGTTGTTGATCTCGTGGGCCACCCCGGCGGCGAGCTGGCCGATGCTCGCCATCTTCTCCGACTGGAGGAGCCGGTGCTCGAGCTCTCGCTCGGCCGTCACGTCGCGGTAGCGCCCCACCACCGCTTCCACCCGCCCTCGCTGGAACATGGGGAAGAAGTTGACGCTGTAGATGGTCCCGTCGGGGGTGCGCAGCTCCGACGTCACGGGCTTCCCGGTCTCGAACGCCCTGCGGGCCCCGCAACGGTCGCACCCCTGGCCCACCGGCCCGACGATCTCGCGACAGGGGCGGCCCAAGACTTCGCCGAAGGGCTTTGTCACCATGCGGGTCAGCCCCCGGTTTGCCCGCACGATGCGCAGGTTGGGGTCCAGTACGAAGGTGGGGTCCGTGATGGAGTCGAAGATTGCCTCGATCTCTTGTTTGGCCTGAAAGACTTGGACCTCCAGATTCTTCTTGTCGCTGATGTCCAGGAACGAGGCGACGCAGCCTCCGGCCCTGCCGCTCGCGGTGGGCACCGCCTCGCAGGACCAGAGCACGGTGCGTCGCAGGCCCCAGGGGTGGATCATGTCCACCTGGCGGTTGCTGCAACCCGGCCCACGCGTGCCCTGCGCAAAGCATTCTTCCATTCGGCACGGTAACCCGGCGTCGGCGACGCGGAGCCCCAGGAGCTCCTCTTCCCGCCGGCCCAGAATGCGGGTGGCTGCCTCGTTGACCCGGCAAACCACTCCGTGGCCGTCCAGCACGAGAACCCCAGCCGGCAGGGCCCGCAGCACGCCCTCCAGGGAGGCGTTGGCGGCGGCCAGGTCTCGGCCCTGGGCCTCCACGAGCCGCTCCATCTCCTCCCGGAAGCGGCGGTTCTCCTCGCCTCGGCGGCGGTAATCGAAGGCGTCGCACACAGCTTCGCGCAGGCGGTCCGCGGGGAAGGGTTTCACCAG
Coding sequences within it:
- a CDS encoding ATP-binding protein; protein product: MNPSEAVAPATPSARDEPPSPHPGETRPRVLLVDDEPAVLDTCKWMLQSLACEVLTAESGEEALRILARGGVHVVVTDHAMAGISGTELLERARDVSPDTVRILYTGMVDTRIAEEALNQARAFRFLVKPFPADRLREAVCDAFDYRRRGEENRRFREEMERLVEAQGRDLAAANASLEGVLRALPAGVLVLDGHGVVCRVNEAATRILGRREEELLGLRVADAGLPCRMEECFAQGTRGPGCSNRQVDMIHPWGLRRTVLWSCEAVPTASGRAGGCVASFLDISDKKNLEVQVFQAKQEIEAIFDSITDPTFVLDPNLRIVRANRGLTRMVTKPFGEVLGRPCREIVGPVGQGCDRCGARRAFETGKPVTSELRTPDGTIYSVNFFPMFQRGRVEAVVGRYRDVTAERELEHRLLQSEKMASIGQLAAGVAHEINNPVGFILSNLNRLAEHAGELAQCAGHIRGIGEDVRAGRQDPVAAWHAYWEARDRFELDFLLEDTGDIVSECREGAERIRKIVADLKTFSHPDAKDWERADLNAGLESTLNIAWNELKYKCEVVRDYGEIPQVLCRPQQVNQVFMNLLVNAAHAIPEWGTVTLRTRADGDRVVVSIADTGTGVAPESLKRIFDPFFTTKPTGQGTGLGLHIATNIVRSHGGEIRVESQVGVGTTFRVALPVTPPKEVLRGAAGKDAPP
- a CDS encoding GTPase domain-containing protein, yielding MSDFDEQTRTLTAKVVYYGPALSGKTTNLLALHDRLQGRTAGELLVLDTKNDRTLFFDLLPLRFRAEGGLTVRLKVFTVPGQVAHDATRKAVLSRADAVAFVADSQLSQSTNNFESFRNLEENAGRVGLAFDRLPLVVQYNKRDLPDVVPEAEVRQRWGAAGVPVVFSSALRGAGVAETFQELLRGLHGALEAEMGLASRWGVPAASFVAGVFSGAAP
- a CDS encoding ATPase, T2SS/T4P/T4SS family, whose product is MSRLANLFLKDPGAAPPPEAPPARYRLLFVDDEPNVLRALQRIFRKENYEIRTAATGEEALRHFDGDRPPQLVISDHRMPGMTGAELLKRIKDEHPDAIRIMLTGHADVDAVMGAVKEGAVYKFITKPWNDEDLRITVALALEQYDLIQENRRLKEDDRSKEREIRNLRRFAEANRSQLGRFLVRHGVIAEADLARARKAQREGSTDLVRALLSLKLVTEDAIVSALVRELKLDVVSLPEWRVPKEVLAFLPRRTCEDAGILPLRVEGKKLVAAMLDPTDHYQLNELAFITGLEVSPVLVRASELQAKIDEVFGEVSAAESMADLVAAYDPLDAVEVVLEEEGEEDLEALLRSKDQPPAIRIVNAILAEAVRLGASDVHIEPRTKHVAVRYRIDGLLTDKIQVPPSIHLSVVSRLKIMAELDIAERRRPQDGRITVKTARKIVDLRVSTLPTIQGEKVVLRILDRNAAVRRLSELGLGEGDAETLRRLARRPQGIVLTTGPTGSGKTTTLYALLAESFDPRKNYVTIEDPVEYYLEQAGQVYVKERIGLNFASVLRSVLRQDPDVILLGEIRDLETAQVSFHAALTGHLVLSTLHTNSAAATVVRLLDLGLDRAVITAALHAIVSQRLVRRLCPACTAWADPDPAVLAELDLGAGWAGPAPAGRGCEECHGSGYRGRLALTEILEMSDPLRELVRGGASERELREAAREWGLRSLLEDGLAKAAGGLTTLEEILRVLGPQGRATRPCPACGYPGELHHLACTACGALLRRTCPACAGPLAPAWSFCPACAAPANGGPVPG
- a CDS encoding type II toxin-antitoxin system RelE/ParE family toxin; translation: MSFRVLLTDDAGQDLEDVYDYIEAHDVPGKADHVLDKIQEALSTLSENPHRGAFPRELLALGIREYREIFFKPYRIIYRVLGDGVYVLMIADGRRDMQALLERRLVQAG
- a CDS encoding ATP-binding protein; this translates as MSLAAAPGLGPFDREVALGELLDPRKLDGWAAGVCRSLGIGAAVTGASGELCACRLPLEGSLGEALRASLAEAAAAWCADLDALGRAPGGSEEREASGFTWRAAPLWSGADPVGLLVLGPRLEAGRPWGAAGEALARVRPGTVRALLPILRESLEWIIRSETARRMVSALHLETVEDGQRELAEANQRLRDSEAQLQFLVEDLSRGVQAAAEETARAQGEAYLREKQASVGRLAAGIAHEINNPLAFVAGNLGTARQYLEDLFPVLEAARGMVEGDADEDPARLREASRSVDLGFLLEDFRALLDEAREGADRVSRIVRDLKDFSRVDRVEGGRVDLGESLHTAARLAAGRAADGVALSIEEHSEPVLVVGDGAALHQALWNLLENALWAAAQGGTRVRLACGKSPGGEAWFEVEDDGPGVPPECLPLLFDPFYTTKEVGEGAGLGLAVVRDVARAHGGRAEVFSEPGRGARFRVTLPVGDLP
- a CDS encoding HD domain-containing phosphohydrolase gives rise to the protein MTPHTLLLVDDEENILRALRRLFHRLGHEILTASSGRDALRLLEERPVSLIVSDHRMPGMTGAELLAAAARVQPDALRIMLTGYADMQAAMQAINEGRVYRFLPKPWDDAGLLGVVTDALADLDLKREHAALQAQVARQNEELRELNEGLERKVEARTAELRAALDQARNLNESLRQQNLATVKAFAGLLDLRQQALGAHCRRVAGLVQPVCARLGLSGVPAQRVIIAALLHDLGKLALPDALLLKDPAHLGSTERDEVMRHPVLGQGQLQVVEGLADVAAIVRHHHEHCDGTGYPDGLAGEAIPLGARVIRVLDAYDHYTKGGARKGPQEKLALEAMDRQVGRHFDGAVYNALLDALEQRHDTYDASREKKVPLGELQEGMVLSRDLRTQSGILLVPRDEPLKPSYLEKIRTFTALYPTDPHAYVVRGA
- a CDS encoding response regulator — protein: MTEPLRVLFVDDEENILRALRRLFRKEPWELAFVGSGAEALARGETEGPFDVVVTDQRMPGMTGVELLQEIRRRWPHAIRLILSGYTDVQAVLDAVNQGAIYKFLTKPWDDGVLREAVREAVEVVRLRRENERLQETVRSQRDELEAINRSLTEGARGDLLARLVLDGLPVGVAVFGEDGALALANREGHRLLGTGGGPDEAGGAGLQERRRTAVRMGPSSPVALFSWKGTAHVLWEER
- a CDS encoding type II toxin-antitoxin system Phd/YefM family antitoxin, translating into MRLSGQIKPISYLKAHAADIVRSLADGRSPLVITQNGQAKAVLQDIESYEQTQETMALLKILALGTRQVEEGRVRPAGEVVRELRERRKAR